One Luteibacter sp. 9135 DNA segment encodes these proteins:
- the aroC gene encoding chorismate synthase, which produces MSSNTFGKLLSVTTFGESHGPAIGCVVDGCPPGLPLEAAEFRTDLERRATGRSRHTSQRREADEIEILSGVYEGVTTGTPIALLIRNTDARSKDYGNILETFRPGHADYTYWQKYGVRDPRGGGRSSARETTMRVAAGVIAKKWLAQRYGVTVRGHVAQIGPLVPGGFDAAAIEGNPFFWPDASQLPELESYMDALRKSGDSVGAKVTVVADGVPAGWGEPIYGKLDGELAAAMMSINAVKGVEIGDGFDAVAQRGTQHRDELSTDGFLSNHAGGILGGIASGQPVVVSMAFKPTSSILVPGRSVDRAGQPAEVVTKGRHDPCVGIRAVPIAEAMMALVLMDQALRHRAQCGDVGEVPPRIPGSVGNGA; this is translated from the coding sequence GTGTCCTCCAATACGTTCGGCAAGCTCCTCAGCGTCACCACCTTCGGCGAAAGCCACGGCCCGGCGATCGGGTGCGTGGTCGACGGGTGCCCTCCCGGCCTGCCCCTGGAGGCGGCGGAATTCCGCACCGACCTCGAACGGCGCGCCACCGGTCGCTCGCGGCACACCTCGCAGCGGCGCGAGGCGGACGAGATCGAGATCCTCTCGGGCGTCTACGAGGGCGTCACCACGGGCACGCCCATCGCGCTGCTGATCCGCAACACGGATGCGCGCTCGAAGGATTACGGCAACATCCTGGAGACGTTCCGTCCAGGGCATGCCGACTACACCTACTGGCAGAAATACGGCGTGCGCGATCCGCGCGGCGGCGGACGTTCCTCCGCACGCGAAACCACCATGCGCGTGGCCGCCGGTGTCATCGCCAAGAAGTGGCTTGCCCAACGCTACGGGGTAACCGTGCGCGGTCACGTCGCGCAGATCGGCCCGCTGGTGCCGGGCGGCTTCGACGCGGCGGCCATCGAGGGCAATCCGTTCTTCTGGCCCGATGCGTCACAGCTGCCCGAGCTCGAGTCCTACATGGATGCGCTGCGCAAGTCGGGCGATTCGGTGGGGGCGAAGGTCACGGTGGTGGCCGACGGCGTGCCGGCCGGGTGGGGCGAACCCATCTACGGCAAGCTGGACGGTGAACTGGCCGCCGCCATGATGTCGATCAACGCGGTGAAGGGCGTGGAGATCGGCGATGGTTTCGACGCGGTCGCCCAGCGCGGCACGCAGCACCGCGACGAGCTGTCCACCGACGGTTTCCTCTCCAACCATGCGGGCGGCATCCTCGGCGGCATCGCGTCCGGACAGCCGGTGGTGGTGTCCATGGCGTTCAAGCCCACGTCCAGCATCCTCGTGCCGGGCCGCAGCGTCGACCGGGCAGGGCAGCCGGCCGAGGTGGTGACCAAGGGCCGGCACGATCCCTGCGTGGGCATCCGTGCGGTGCCTATCGCGGAGGCCATGATGGCCCTGGTGCTGATGGACCAGGCCTTGCGCCACCGCGCGCAGTGCGGCGACGTGGGCGAGGTGCCGCCGCGCATCCCCGGCAGTGTGGGGAACGGCGCATGA
- a CDS encoding phosphocholine-specific phospholipase C translates to MVSRDRRRFLQATGTSVVASLVAQGFPAAIARALATAPDRRTGSIADVEHVVILMQENRSFDHYFGSLRGVRGFGDTRVLELGNGDPVWKQPVATSHTRVWKPRGLADDVAWVYPFHLDTRASGDHHEGTDHGWSTGHGAWNLGRNDRWIEQKQDVLTMAYLRREDAAFHYALADAFTVCDAYHASALGDTAINRIYLWSGSCDPSGRLGRKSNGPGTEERADTNGYTWTTYPERLEKAGIRWRVYQGGTGEPGSPTDNYTDNSLEFFAAYQVKEGADPHGALVRNGASTHTLRELRDDVIHGRLPQVSWIVAPYQYSEHPTSSPADGAFYIRRVLDALTVNPKVWSRTVLFLNYDENDGFFDHVVPPAPPLRSEENAQGRVSDDLVAGLDDEIMDLDAHPRISAPIVPGSDPRGRQPVGLGNRVPMIVVSPWTRGGWVCSETFDHTSVLRFLEKRFGVEEPNISAWRRSICGDLTSAFDFAGKVDERMPTLGVPEGSNGKAPIQVPRTPSMPVQEAGTRPSRALGYAWTIQHTLDGESSRIVFENTGRLGAAFLVYDGLQRDAPPRRYAVSAGTRVADRWDMPHAGDAYDRRIHGPQSFLAHLRGSRQHMIEASVSGVGGERRLDVHLSNRGRLPVEVRVTERYGGESAHRVVVEPGSESTFPLELGASAGWYDVRIDLPDAPRYLRRFAGHHDDGKPATSDPGYGAAHRLAVSQ, encoded by the coding sequence ATGGTCTCGCGCGATCGTCGCCGTTTCCTCCAGGCTACCGGCACCAGCGTCGTCGCCTCGCTGGTGGCGCAGGGGTTCCCGGCTGCGATCGCACGCGCGCTTGCCACGGCGCCCGATCGACGCACGGGCAGCATCGCCGACGTCGAGCACGTAGTCATCCTCATGCAGGAAAACCGCTCGTTCGATCACTATTTCGGTAGCCTGCGTGGGGTGCGTGGGTTTGGCGACACGCGCGTGCTGGAGTTGGGCAACGGCGATCCGGTTTGGAAGCAACCGGTGGCCACGTCGCACACCAGGGTATGGAAGCCGCGTGGATTGGCCGACGACGTGGCCTGGGTCTATCCCTTCCACCTGGATACCCGTGCCAGCGGCGACCATCACGAAGGCACGGATCATGGGTGGAGCACCGGACACGGCGCCTGGAACCTGGGCCGCAACGATCGCTGGATCGAGCAGAAGCAGGATGTGCTGACCATGGCCTACCTGCGTCGTGAGGACGCCGCATTCCACTATGCGTTGGCCGACGCGTTCACCGTGTGCGATGCGTACCACGCCTCCGCGCTGGGCGACACCGCGATCAACCGCATCTACCTGTGGAGCGGCTCGTGCGATCCGTCGGGGCGCCTGGGGCGCAAGTCGAACGGCCCGGGTACCGAAGAACGTGCGGACACCAACGGATATACGTGGACGACCTACCCCGAACGCCTGGAGAAAGCGGGCATCCGCTGGCGCGTCTACCAGGGCGGCACGGGCGAGCCGGGTTCGCCCACCGACAATTACACCGACAACTCGCTGGAGTTCTTCGCCGCCTACCAGGTGAAGGAGGGCGCGGACCCGCACGGCGCGCTGGTGCGCAACGGTGCCTCCACCCACACCTTGCGCGAACTGCGCGACGACGTGATCCACGGCCGGCTGCCGCAGGTCAGCTGGATCGTCGCGCCTTATCAATACAGCGAACATCCCACCTCATCCCCAGCCGACGGCGCGTTCTACATCCGCCGCGTGCTCGATGCACTCACCGTCAACCCGAAAGTGTGGTCGCGCACGGTGCTGTTCCTCAACTACGACGAGAACGACGGTTTCTTCGATCATGTGGTGCCGCCGGCGCCGCCGTTGCGCAGCGAGGAAAACGCGCAGGGCAGGGTGTCGGACGATCTGGTCGCCGGGCTCGACGACGAGATCATGGACCTGGATGCGCACCCGCGCATCTCCGCGCCCATCGTTCCCGGCAGCGATCCGCGCGGCCGGCAACCGGTCGGCCTGGGCAACCGCGTGCCGATGATCGTGGTGTCGCCGTGGACCCGCGGCGGTTGGGTGTGCTCGGAAACCTTCGACCACACCTCGGTGCTGCGCTTCCTCGAAAAACGCTTCGGCGTGGAGGAGCCGAACATTAGTGCGTGGCGTCGCTCGATCTGCGGCGACCTGACCAGCGCCTTCGACTTCGCGGGCAAGGTCGACGAGCGCATGCCGACGCTGGGTGTGCCGGAAGGCTCCAACGGCAAGGCACCGATCCAGGTGCCGCGCACGCCGTCGATGCCGGTGCAGGAAGCCGGCACCCGCCCGTCGCGGGCGTTGGGTTATGCCTGGACTATTCAGCACACGCTGGATGGCGAAAGCAGCCGCATCGTCTTCGAGAACACCGGGCGCCTGGGCGCGGCCTTCCTCGTCTACGACGGTTTGCAGCGCGACGCGCCGCCGCGTCGCTACGCGGTGAGCGCGGGCACGCGCGTGGCGGATCGGTGGGACATGCCACACGCCGGCGATGCCTACGATCGCCGCATCCATGGCCCGCAGTCGTTTCTCGCACATCTTCGCGGATCGAGGCAGCACATGATCGAAGCGTCGGTGTCGGGCGTCGGCGGTGAGCGCCGGCTCGACGTGCACCTGAGCAACCGCGGGCGCCTGCCGGTCGAGGTTCGCGTGACGGAGCGATACGGTGGCGAGTCGGCGCATCGTGTCGTCGTCGAGCCGGGCAGTGAATCGACTTTTCCGCTGGAACTGGGTGCCAGCGCGGGGTGGTACGACGTGAGGATCGATCTGCCCGACGCACCTCGATACCTGCGTCGGTTTGCCGGGCATCACGATGACGGAAAGCCGGCGACGAGCGATCCGGGCTACGGTGCAGCGCATCGACTAGCCGTTTCGCAATGA
- a CDS encoding 2-hydroxyacid dehydrogenase, giving the protein MTRPTVWVARPFFPDIVDRLREHFEVRAETEERSFSPAELTERLADADAAIIGLAERIDAGVLERAPRLRFVANLGVGYNNLDVDALTAAGVGASNTPDVLNETVADYAWAMMLAAARRVGEAERWLRDGQWKGPRFEGWLGADVHGSTIGILGMGRIGQAIARRAAGFRARVIYHNRSRLDASIERECAATYVDKATLLAQADHLILVLPFTPANRHAIGEAELKAMKPTATLVNIARGGIVDDAALAQALAEGGIGAAALDVFEGEPQVHPDLLRLQNIVLSPHIASASRDTRRDMAALAVDNVLAAFGHGPHAGRPPSILNPGVLADAGLPGSPRPDESDR; this is encoded by the coding sequence ATGACGCGGCCGACGGTCTGGGTCGCCCGCCCGTTCTTTCCCGACATCGTCGACCGGCTACGCGAGCATTTCGAGGTGCGCGCGGAGACCGAGGAACGCTCGTTTTCTCCTGCGGAGCTGACCGAGCGCCTGGCCGACGCCGACGCCGCGATCATCGGGCTGGCCGAGCGGATCGACGCGGGCGTGCTGGAACGCGCGCCCCGGCTCCGCTTCGTGGCCAACCTGGGCGTGGGCTACAACAACCTCGACGTGGATGCCCTGACCGCCGCCGGCGTGGGGGCCTCCAATACCCCCGACGTGCTCAACGAGACGGTGGCCGACTACGCCTGGGCCATGATGCTTGCCGCCGCGCGGCGCGTCGGCGAGGCCGAGCGCTGGCTGCGCGATGGCCAGTGGAAGGGCCCGCGCTTCGAGGGCTGGCTGGGGGCGGACGTTCATGGATCCACCATCGGCATCCTCGGCATGGGTCGGATCGGCCAGGCCATCGCGCGACGCGCCGCCGGTTTCCGCGCCCGGGTGATCTACCACAACCGCTCGCGCCTGGATGCCTCGATCGAGCGCGAATGCGCTGCTACCTATGTCGACAAGGCGACGCTGCTGGCCCAGGCCGACCACCTGATCCTGGTGCTGCCGTTCACGCCGGCCAACCGGCACGCCATCGGCGAGGCGGAGCTGAAGGCGATGAAGCCCACGGCGACGCTGGTCAACATCGCGCGTGGTGGCATCGTCGACGACGCGGCCCTGGCCCAGGCGCTGGCCGAGGGCGGCATCGGCGCGGCCGCCCTGGACGTCTTCGAAGGCGAGCCCCAGGTTCATCCCGACCTGCTTCGGCTGCAAAATATCGTCCTCAGCCCGCACATCGCCAGTGCAAGCCGCGACACACGTCGCGATATGGCGGCGCTGGCTGTGGACAATGTGCTGGCGGCGTTCGGACACGGTCCCCACGCCGGCCGGCCCCCCTCGATTCTCAATCCGGGGGTGCTGGCCGACGCCGGCCTTCCCGGTTCCCCACGCCCTGACGAAAGCGACCGATGA
- a CDS encoding metallophosphoesterase, which translates to MALIGKLFDGPLDLIGDVHGEIEALHQLLSRMGYDAQGHHPEGRRLVFVGDLCDRGPDSPAVLDLVGALVAAGRAQCVLGNHELNILRGSRKEGNGWFFEDNHDRDEGKFLTSTDADAGRRSDYLSFFGDLPIALESPELRVVHACWNETSVQEIKTATVDTVADLFTVADDAAEARLVSSGLLVAADNDAKHIGDSLRDPDAAMSMLHGMAQVDEIRQMGNPVRVLTSGVERIGEAPFFSSGKWRMVERAAWWNDYRGTVPVVIGHYWRWPVSVDRRAFGKGGKDLFEGVPFDEALGPDRNVYCIDYSVGRRFQERMAAQAFLTRLGALRWPERELVFDRT; encoded by the coding sequence ATGGCGCTCATAGGAAAGCTGTTCGACGGACCGCTCGACCTGATCGGCGATGTGCACGGCGAAATCGAGGCACTGCATCAGCTTCTTTCCCGCATGGGCTACGACGCACAGGGCCACCACCCCGAGGGGCGACGCCTCGTCTTCGTCGGTGACCTGTGCGACCGCGGCCCGGACAGCCCCGCCGTGCTCGACCTGGTTGGCGCGCTGGTCGCCGCGGGACGTGCGCAATGCGTACTCGGCAATCACGAGCTGAATATCCTGCGGGGCTCACGCAAGGAAGGAAACGGCTGGTTCTTCGAGGACAACCACGACCGCGACGAAGGCAAGTTCCTCACCTCGACCGATGCGGATGCCGGTAGGCGGAGCGACTACCTGTCCTTTTTCGGCGACCTGCCCATCGCCCTCGAAAGCCCGGAACTACGTGTCGTGCATGCCTGCTGGAACGAAACGTCCGTGCAGGAGATCAAGACAGCGACCGTCGACACCGTGGCCGACCTGTTCACGGTGGCTGACGACGCCGCGGAAGCGCGGCTGGTGAGCAGTGGCCTGCTCGTCGCGGCCGACAACGACGCGAAGCACATCGGCGACTCCCTTCGCGACCCGGATGCCGCCATGAGCATGCTCCACGGCATGGCGCAGGTCGACGAGATCCGCCAGATGGGCAACCCCGTTCGCGTGCTGACCTCCGGCGTGGAGCGGATCGGCGAGGCGCCTTTCTTCAGCAGCGGAAAATGGCGGATGGTCGAGCGGGCCGCCTGGTGGAACGATTATCGCGGCACCGTGCCCGTCGTCATCGGCCACTACTGGCGCTGGCCGGTGTCGGTGGACAGGCGCGCCTTCGGCAAGGGCGGCAAGGATCTGTTCGAAGGGGTTCCCTTCGACGAGGCGCTGGGGCCCGACCGCAACGTCTATTGCATCGACTATTCGGTGGGCCGACGATTCCAGGAGCGCATGGCGGCGCAAGCCTTCCTGACCCGGCTGGGCGCCCTTCGCTGGCCGGAACGCGAACTCGTGTTCGACCGGACATAA
- a CDS encoding aspartate-semialdehyde dehydrogenase, whose amino-acid sequence MSKKTSYKVAMVGATGAVGETLLSILAERDFPISELVPLASERSAGGTVDFAGKPHVVQDLATYDFDGVDIAFFSAGGSVSREHAPRAAAAGAVVIDNTSEFRYQDDIPLVVSEVNPHAIADYTARGIIANPNCSTMGMLVALAPIHREVGIERINVATYQSVSGAGRSGLEELGKQTAQMLNFQEVEAGKFPRQIAFNVIPHIDDFQPNGYTKEEMKMVWETRKILEDPSIQVNPTAVRVPVFYGHSEAVHIETRDKITAERARELLEAAPGVVVQDERKAGGYPTPVGDAAGKDPVFVGRIREDISHERGLDLWVVADNIRKGAALNAVQIAEILIEDYL is encoded by the coding sequence ATGAGCAAGAAGACGAGTTACAAGGTGGCCATGGTGGGCGCGACCGGCGCGGTCGGCGAAACCCTCCTTTCGATCCTCGCCGAACGGGATTTCCCGATCAGTGAACTGGTGCCCCTGGCGAGCGAGCGCTCGGCGGGCGGTACGGTCGATTTCGCGGGAAAACCGCACGTGGTGCAGGACCTGGCCACCTACGATTTCGACGGAGTGGACATCGCGTTCTTCTCGGCCGGCGGCTCGGTCAGCCGCGAGCATGCCCCGCGCGCGGCGGCGGCCGGTGCCGTGGTGATCGACAACACCTCCGAGTTCCGTTACCAGGACGACATCCCCCTGGTGGTCTCGGAAGTGAACCCCCACGCCATCGCCGACTACACGGCGCGCGGCATCATCGCCAACCCCAACTGCTCGACGATGGGCATGCTGGTGGCGTTGGCGCCGATCCATCGTGAGGTAGGCATCGAGCGTATCAATGTGGCGACCTACCAGTCGGTGTCCGGCGCAGGCCGCAGCGGCCTGGAGGAACTGGGCAAGCAGACCGCCCAGATGCTCAATTTCCAGGAAGTGGAAGCGGGCAAGTTCCCCAGGCAGATCGCCTTCAACGTCATTCCCCACATCGACGACTTCCAGCCCAACGGCTATACCAAGGAAGAGATGAAGATGGTCTGGGAGACCCGGAAGATCCTCGAGGATCCGTCGATCCAGGTGAATCCGACCGCCGTGCGCGTTCCGGTGTTCTACGGCCATTCCGAGGCCGTGCACATCGAGACCCGCGACAAGATCACGGCCGAGCGCGCCCGCGAACTGCTCGAGGCGGCCCCGGGCGTCGTCGTGCAGGACGAGCGCAAGGCCGGCGGCTATCCGACCCCGGTCGGCGACGCGGCCGGCAAGGACCCGGTGTTCGTCGGGCGCATCCGTGAGGACATCTCCCACGAGCGCGGCCTGGACCTCTGGGTCGTGGCCGACAACATCCGCAAGGGCGCTGCGCTGAATGCCGTGCAGATCGCGGAGATCCTGATCGAGGATTACCTGTAA
- a CDS encoding FimV/HubP family polar landmark protein produces MNRTLKLSIMLALLTGGGQAWAQNLGPVQMRSTMEQPLVAEIPLSGVSGSLDSVHVALASDEAFSRAGLSREGLPVALNFTVARNAGGQPVIRVTSGAPVRDTYLDFLVEVYTGGNKVVREVTMLLDPPGTPISAPSVGAPTPTARPSRTSEVPSRTAEAAQPRPSRSEAAAPSAAAAPSAAPDSAPTRSSPRAAPAAGGSYGPVQRGQSLSAIARDHAGGGDMNQMLLALHKANPDAFYRDNINALKTGAVLRVPSPEDVQAQSAASALAEVRRQNEAWRAGSARKPSVVADGAATGATQDTGKATTPANDRLAIVPSKDGGEAASTRAGTRDGKGDAQVAGLKQALTTQQENVASLKQQGAELTSRVSDLEAINTKNQRLLSLKDAEIAELQRKLADARKGGDQAAPAATAAAKPTPASAQPPVAAPAAASPAATAPAVATSPATPASSGPARPASAAPAATVATAPLKDAANTAPAATPVPKPAGVTPVQVDDNPWYMQPWAWGGGAVVILLLLVAAVFGRRKPKPEEATPASLADRFGQQEPTFGEYGHNDAIDPDQREILDVLAEHPDDIGLHLELVSLYYRRRDVDHFEAAAEAMFAHVADPDQPEWREVVTMGEDLAPTHPLFGGVPVDEIDEPYDTYTAGSPHTADEVAALEEFDLGHYVTSPEDDELPLRPEPQKHSEYHFNFDLTPVQRAEAEHRANAPDVFDVDAPESPYNEAPLHDAAHHDTDAADERHVPPASTFGDILGEQTRAHEEPAPSWSFDEDRDGLAEVPAPLDESHRADTLVEGHEHHAEQPRFDEPRFDEGRPDEHRLDEPRFDEPPAFPTFPDEEPLTDHVRDNFSDDPVDTKLDLARAYLDMGDAEGARMMLDEVIAEGTQMQKDTAKRILDDIV; encoded by the coding sequence ATGAACCGTACGTTGAAGCTGTCGATCATGCTGGCGCTACTCACGGGAGGCGGCCAGGCATGGGCGCAGAACCTGGGCCCGGTCCAGATGCGCTCCACCATGGAACAGCCGCTGGTCGCGGAAATCCCGCTGAGCGGCGTGTCGGGTAGCCTCGACAGCGTTCATGTCGCCCTGGCCTCCGACGAGGCTTTCTCCCGCGCCGGCCTCAGCCGCGAGGGCCTGCCTGTCGCGCTCAACTTCACCGTGGCCCGCAACGCCGGTGGCCAACCCGTCATCCGCGTGACCAGTGGCGCGCCCGTGCGCGACACCTATCTCGATTTCCTCGTCGAGGTGTACACGGGCGGCAACAAGGTGGTCCGCGAGGTCACCATGCTGCTGGACCCGCCGGGCACCCCGATCTCCGCGCCGTCCGTCGGTGCGCCGACGCCCACGGCGCGTCCGTCGCGTACCTCCGAGGTGCCCTCGCGCACGGCCGAAGCCGCCCAGCCCCGTCCATCGCGCAGTGAAGCCGCGGCACCGTCCGCCGCCGCAGCGCCGTCTGCCGCGCCGGACAGTGCGCCGACGCGCTCGTCCCCGCGTGCGGCGCCGGCCGCCGGCGGCTCCTACGGTCCGGTGCAGCGGGGCCAGAGCCTGTCCGCCATCGCGCGGGACCATGCCGGCGGCGGCGACATGAACCAGATGCTGCTGGCCCTGCACAAGGCCAATCCTGATGCGTTCTATCGCGACAACATCAATGCGCTGAAAACCGGCGCGGTGTTGCGCGTGCCGTCACCGGAAGATGTCCAGGCCCAGTCCGCGGCGTCCGCGCTGGCCGAGGTGCGTCGCCAGAACGAGGCATGGCGCGCCGGCTCGGCTCGTAAGCCGTCTGTCGTCGCCGATGGCGCGGCCACCGGTGCCACGCAGGACACCGGCAAGGCCACGACTCCCGCCAACGACCGCCTTGCCATCGTCCCGTCGAAGGATGGCGGTGAAGCGGCATCCACGCGCGCCGGCACCCGCGACGGCAAGGGAGACGCGCAGGTGGCCGGCCTGAAGCAGGCGCTGACCACCCAGCAGGAAAACGTCGCCTCGCTCAAGCAGCAGGGCGCCGAGCTCACCTCCCGCGTCAGCGATCTCGAGGCGATCAATACCAAGAACCAGCGGCTGCTCAGCCTGAAGGACGCCGAGATCGCCGAGCTCCAGCGCAAGCTGGCCGACGCGCGCAAGGGGGGCGATCAGGCGGCCCCGGCAGCTACCGCCGCCGCGAAGCCGACGCCTGCGTCCGCGCAGCCGCCGGTCGCGGCACCCGCCGCTGCCTCGCCCGCCGCGACGGCACCGGCCGTAGCGACCTCGCCGGCGACGCCCGCATCGTCCGGCCCGGCCCGGCCCGCATCGGCGGCGCCGGCCGCCACGGTGGCCACCGCGCCGCTGAAGGATGCCGCGAACACCGCACCGGCCGCGACGCCGGTCCCGAAACCCGCCGGCGTGACGCCCGTGCAGGTCGACGACAATCCCTGGTACATGCAGCCCTGGGCGTGGGGTGGCGGCGCCGTCGTCATCCTGCTGCTTCTGGTGGCAGCCGTGTTCGGCCGTCGCAAGCCGAAGCCGGAAGAGGCGACACCGGCCTCGCTGGCCGACCGGTTCGGCCAGCAGGAACCGACCTTCGGCGAGTACGGCCACAACGATGCGATCGACCCCGACCAGCGCGAGATCCTCGACGTCCTGGCCGAGCATCCGGACGACATCGGCCTGCACCTGGAACTGGTCAGCCTGTACTACCGCCGCCGCGACGTCGACCATTTCGAGGCCGCCGCCGAAGCCATGTTCGCCCACGTCGCCGACCCGGATCAGCCGGAGTGGCGCGAGGTGGTGACCATGGGTGAGGATCTTGCGCCCACCCATCCGCTGTTCGGTGGCGTCCCGGTGGACGAGATCGACGAGCCGTACGACACCTATACCGCCGGCTCGCCCCACACCGCCGACGAGGTCGCCGCGCTCGAGGAATTCGACCTGGGTCACTACGTGACCAGCCCGGAAGACGACGAGTTGCCGCTGCGTCCCGAGCCGCAGAAGCATAGCGAGTACCACTTCAACTTCGACCTGACGCCGGTCCAGCGCGCCGAGGCCGAGCATCGCGCCAACGCGCCCGATGTCTTCGACGTGGACGCGCCCGAATCGCCGTACAACGAGGCGCCGCTGCACGACGCGGCACACCACGACACCGATGCGGCCGACGAGCGGCACGTGCCGCCGGCCTCCACCTTCGGCGATATCCTGGGCGAGCAGACCCGCGCGCACGAGGAACCCGCGCCGAGCTGGTCGTTCGACGAGGATCGCGACGGGCTGGCCGAGGTGCCTGCACCGCTCGACGAGTCGCACCGCGCCGATACGCTGGTCGAAGGGCACGAACATCACGCAGAGCAGCCGCGATTCGACGAGCCCCGCTTCGATGAAGGGCGTCCCGACGAGCATCGTCTGGACGAGCCCCGCTTCGACGAGCCGCCGGCCTTCCCGACGTTCCCCGACGAGGAGCCGCTCACGGATCACGTGCGCGACAACTTCAGCGACGACCCGGTCGACACCAAGCTCGACCTGGCCCGTGCCTACCTCGACATGGGCGACGCCGAAGGCGCCCGCATGATGCTCGACGAGGTGATCGCCGAAGGTACGCAGATGCAGAAGGACACGGCCAAGCGGATCCTCGACGACATCGTCTGA
- the prmB gene encoding 50S ribosomal protein L3 N(5)-glutamine methyltransferase has product MTHELASIIDFIRYGASRFSAAGLTFGHSHDNPIDEATHLVLAALHLPPDIPPAYGAGVLVADEKARVLELIERRVTERVPVAYLVGETWFAGMKFKSDRRALVPRSPIAELIEGRFTPWLDDRHVTRALDLCTGSGCIGIAMAEYNPDWQVDLVDVSDDALSLANENIAFQHVEDRVRAIKSDLFAGVQGEVYDLIVSNPPYVTHDEYAAMPPEYSHEPVLGLTSGDDGLDLTLRMLDEAADHLSEDGLLIVEVGDSEHALVALLPRVPFVWLEFKVGQMGIFALERRDLIEHAADLAAARAARH; this is encoded by the coding sequence GTGACCCACGAACTCGCCTCGATCATCGATTTCATCCGCTACGGCGCCAGCCGCTTCTCGGCCGCCGGCCTCACGTTCGGCCACAGCCACGACAATCCGATCGACGAGGCCACGCACCTGGTGCTGGCCGCGCTGCACCTGCCGCCGGACATTCCGCCGGCCTACGGCGCCGGTGTCCTCGTGGCGGACGAGAAGGCGAGGGTGCTGGAGCTGATCGAGCGCCGCGTGACCGAGCGCGTGCCGGTAGCCTATCTGGTGGGCGAAACCTGGTTCGCCGGGATGAAGTTCAAGAGCGACCGCCGCGCCCTGGTGCCGCGCTCGCCCATCGCGGAACTGATCGAAGGCCGCTTCACCCCCTGGCTGGACGATCGCCATGTCACCCGGGCGCTGGACCTGTGCACGGGCTCGGGCTGCATCGGCATCGCCATGGCCGAATACAACCCCGACTGGCAGGTCGACCTGGTCGACGTCAGCGACGACGCCCTGTCGCTGGCCAACGAGAACATCGCCTTCCAGCACGTCGAAGACCGCGTGCGCGCCATCAAGTCCGATCTGTTCGCCGGCGTCCAGGGCGAGGTCTACGACCTGATCGTCTCCAACCCGCCGTACGTCACGCACGACGAATACGCCGCCATGCCGCCCGAATACAGCCATGAGCCGGTCCTGGGATTGACCTCCGGGGATGATGGACTGGACCTCACCCTGCGCATGCTCGACGAGGCCGCCGACCATCTCAGCGAGGATGGCCTGCTGATCGTCGAGGTGGGCGACAGCGAGCATGCGCTGGTCGCGCTGCTGCCGCGGGTGCCCTTCGTCTGGCTGGAGTTCAAGGTCGGCCAGATGGGTATCTTCGCGCTGGAACGTCGCGACCTGATCGAGCACGCGGCCGACCTCGCCGCGGCGCGCGCCGCAAGACACTGA
- a CDS encoding helix-turn-helix domain-containing transcriptional regulator: MALTVDYRETIANRIKEDPEFASALLDEAMALMVNGEAEAARLLMRDLTHGLVGFETLAQATGTPSKSLHRMLSPRGNPSMNVLSGIFAELVKATIHARALVHVSAEPLVA, encoded by the coding sequence ATGGCACTGACAGTAGACTATCGCGAAACCATCGCGAATCGCATCAAAGAAGATCCTGAATTCGCAAGCGCGCTTCTTGACGAAGCCATGGCACTCATGGTGAATGGTGAAGCCGAGGCTGCACGCCTCCTCATGCGTGACCTCACCCATGGATTGGTCGGGTTCGAAACCCTCGCCCAGGCCACGGGAACGCCGTCCAAATCGTTACATCGGATGCTTTCGCCTCGCGGCAATCCGAGCATGAATGTACTGTCCGGCATTTTTGCCGAACTTGTGAAGGCCACGATCCATGCGCGGGCATTGGTGCATGTAAGCGCTGAGCCTCTCGTCGCCTGA